The Physeter macrocephalus isolate SW-GA chromosome 17, ASM283717v5, whole genome shotgun sequence nucleotide sequence GCATCCTGCCTGCCAAGGTGGGGTGCAGGGAAAGgacttccaccttttggctctgcGAGCGGGGCAAAATGGGGTAGCCTTGCAGAAATAAGAAAGGGGTTTGGATGCTGGAATTCACAGACATGACTGATGCCCACCATTGTAATACATTGGGGAGTCTCCACCACTACAGTTTGGTAGGTAAGAATCTGAGCCTGTCTCTCTGTGtgtaaattgcattttaaaaaagaagttcagggctttcctggtggcacagtggttaagaatctgcctgccaatgcaggggacatgggttcaagccctggtccggaagatcccacgtgccgcggagcagctaagcccgtgtgccacaactactgagcctgcgctctagagcccgtgagccacaactacttagcctgcgggCCACGAATGCTgaggcccgtgcacctggagcccaggctccgcaacgagaagccactgcaaggagaagcccgtgcgccgcaacaaagagaaactcccgctcgccgcaactagagaaagcccatgcacagcaacaaagacccaatgcagccataaataaataatttttaaagataaataaataaataagaagttcAGCTCAAACCTTTGCAAATCCCTGAACTAATGGAAGTTTGCAAACTCACGGGTCAGACATCCTGAGCAGGTGTTCTGTCTACCCACAGACATTTGGATTTTActtgattgtttttttgttgtggtttttccTCACCATTCTGGGGGACTCAGCTTATAGACTCGGGGACTATACGTCAGTGTTGTAAATTGATCATTGTTGAAGGTGACCTCTTAATTATTACCTCCTTTTGACCATTCCCTGGAAGTCTTGCCTTTTGTTCTTTAGAGAGTTGAGCACAAGTTAGAGCTTCTGAGATTTAATTTGGGGAGACTCATACCCTCACCCCAGGCACCAaccaatcagagcagaaatgtcCCATGTCTGACCATTCCTGTAAGGGAGACCCAGCATGTAGAGAACAGTGACAGCTGTTTTTCAGAGTCACACACAAAGCAGTGAGGTCCTCAGACGTGGCGAGGAGACAGCTCACTTTCTCAGTCATGGTTTCTGCTTGCCTCGTGCAAAAGAGTAGCCCACGCCGGACAAGTTTATGCCAGAGGCACATTCGAGGTACATCcttacaaaagacaaaaacaggtCTAAACTTTGCGATGACAGGATTTCCAGCAGAGCCCAAAGCTGGAGGGGTCTGGGCCTCATCCCCGCAATACACAACCAGCAAGAGGGTTTGTCCTCAACGTCAGGCCGCCGGGCATGGCGAAGGGGATAGTGGCCTCTCCCGAGCACAGAACAGATCTCCCTGACATGTTCTTCCTGCTTGGCTGTTCCTCAACTCTGGTAAGAGACCTTCTGCAAAACCTTGAAATTCCGAGccccatttctccttttccatttcccgCAAACTCGTGTTTACGCAGTCGCCGCAAGCGGCCCGCGGTCTCCATGGCAACAAGCTGACTCGCTGCTCGGCTCCGACTGCGACTGCGCAGCTGGTCCCGCGGCGCCTCCGGGTTGTTAAGACTTTGTATGCGGATCTTTGAAACTCTTCCTCATTCAGAAGTTCCCCTCACCCACTCAAATAATACCCACACGCATACTCAGGTGTCACTCCCACACTCTTAAGTGTTGCGCACAGCTACTCAAATATTACCCGCTTGAGCTTATATACTCAAGTGACGTGATGCTACCCACATATCAAATGGTACCCACGCTCACTCATATGTATTGAAGTATTCAAAAAACAACTGAGATGTTACCCGCACCTACTCAGATATTTAATATGAGTGCCGCGAGGGCAAGGTTTGGGTCCGTTTTGTTCCCcgctgtattcccagtgcctggaaTAGTGTCTGGTACACTGCAGGtgccaggaaatatttgttgaatgaatgaatgatccatACTCAACCAGATATTATCCGCTCTGCTCACATGGTACCTACTCGCACTCAGATGTACCCAAGTAACTCAAAAGCTACCCACTCACTATAAGTGCCGTGAAGACAGAAAGTTAAGATGGATTTGCCCCATTCTGTATCCCcagctcctagaacagtgcctgggacatactAGGTGCGCAATGCACatctgtagaatgaatgaatgaatggatgagtgactCACACTCAACTAAGTCTTAACCACACCCACTCAGATGTCACCCGCAAGTTAACTCAGATAAAAATACCCACCTTCGCTCACACTAGTCAGATGTCATCCATTCTTACTGAAAAGTTACCCACTCCCTTGACTGGGTAACTCATCCTCACTCGCATTATCCACATTCACTCTCATCCCCCGAACTTATTCAGAGGGCACCCACCTTTCCAAGTCGCCACCCACGCCCACTCAGCTGACGCCCACCCTCATTCAGCCGCACCCATGCCCACCCCAAGTCACCTCACAGCTTCCTGTCAGATGCATGGTGTCGTCGACGGTTTTGCTTGTGCTTCCGCTTGCCTTTCTTGCCATCTCCCGCCTTGCTCTCCTTCGTGGAGTCCAGAGGTGGCACCCCGTCCACCGCAGCAGTGGCCCCAGGCCCCGGTTTCTCCCCTGGCCCGGGCTCATAGCAGTTTCTGGCAGGAAGCTCTCTGGGGCCCGTCACTGTCGGGCACAGTTCCTGCCTTAGGACCCGGGCCACATCTTCCGCCATCCTGCCCTGGCTCTGCAGGAAGAGGTTCAGCTTGGTCAGGAATTCAATATCCTGCTTCTGGGGCATGTAGCGCACTCTCCACGTGCCGCCCTTGCCCTTGCTCTCCCTGGGCATCACGGCATAATTGATGTCCTCTGCCAGCCTAATGATGGCGGCCTTGGATCTCTCTTTTTCCACAAAGGCCTTCCCAGCCACTTCGAACTTACCCAGAGGTTTTAGGGAGGCCTGTATGATCTCTTCGAATTCCTCATGGTTACAGTTTTCCGGGATACCCAGGATCATCAGAGACTTGGAACTGTCCACCTCAAGAGCCTTGCACCCATGTGTCCTTGACACCAAAAAGCATCTTGCCCAGCTCTCTGAGGCAGCAGTATGCCCGATGGTACACACCTGAGCTGTCCCGGGAATCCAAAAAGTTATCCAGGATGCCACGACCCCTTCCCAaggcaaagagagaggcctcacgGGGCCTAGTTTGTCCACCTCAGCCAAAGatgccccaggccctgcccacaggGCTGCACAGTGTCCAGCCTTCTGTAACCTTCCTCCCAGGGGGCTCTTGGGAATTCCTAGGGACTTACAGAGTGTGAAGCAGGGGTGGGTGTCTGCTGGCTAGCTTGCGGATCCTGAGTCCTAGGCAAAGCCGCACCAGAGAGAGTATGAAGATGCTGGTCCCTCTTTCTGGCGGTGGTCCTCAAAGGTCTCACAGGTCCTGTCAGTCTCAGCAGATCTGGGACGGCTGATCGCCCTGGGGCTGCTGCCTCCGGGGTGTCCTGCGAGGGTGCCTGGCAGGCAGGGCGGCTCGTTCCTTGCCGCTGGCCCAGAGGCTACCCTCACTGCCCTGTGGCCTGGCTGAGACAAGGATGTGGCCGCTGCACTTTCTCCCACAATGACATCACCTCCTCCTTCCGCTCTGCAGCTCAGCGGTCTCCATGGCAACTGCTAGAGCATTGCCTCTGCCATTGGCCCGGCCCGGCCGCATTTAAATCAGAGTCCGAGGGGAGTCATTCAGGGGTGAGGGGTCAGCCACCCGCCTTCAGAAGTACCCTGCCTTCTCCCTTGagaaaatggctgattctaggggtCGGGGGACAGGGAagatacaagatgagcctggaacattttGGGggtcagaaagtaaggaaatgctcaaagaatgatgAGAACAGGTGGAAGGGCATAGAGCCAGCTTGaagggctcccactggccaaatctgggacattTTGAGCATCAACATTAAAAATGAGCGCAACAGATCATAACTCcttaaataaaacaggaaatccaTGAATCTATGTGGATATAAGTAAACGGATAAATGGAAAGTTTGGTGGAGGAATCTGGGCTATTATGTTGTCTCATATAAAATGGATGAATCAAAGGGAACAAAAATATCTTTACCGTGGAATGTCCTTGTTTGTAGGACACACCCACTGCAACATTCAGGGATGATAGGGCACCAGATTTGCAATTTACTCTCAAAACCGTTGGCGGGGGGGAAGTTCTTTGTACCATACATGCAACTTTCCTATAAGTTTGTGActgtttcatatatatgtgtgtatatatatatatatatatatatatatttttttttttttttNNNNNNNNNNNNNNNNNNNNNNNNNNNNNNNNNNNNNNNNNNNNNNNNNNNNNNNNNNNNNNNNNNNNNNNNNNNNNNNNNNNNNNNNNNNNNNNNNNNNNNggtacgcgggcctctcaccgctgtggcctctcccgttgcggagcacaggctccggacgcgcaggctcagtggccacggctcacgggcccagccgctccgcggcacgtgggatcttcccggaccggggcacgaacccgtgtcccctgcatcggcaggcggaccctcaaccactgcgccaccagggaagccctcaaatatattttttaaaaggaaaaggaaatgtccTGCACACGTGTTCACCTTCACAATGGCCATTTCTCCTCTTACCACCCCAGTAATAAAAGCCATAAGTTTGAATCCGACTGACACCCTCCAAACTCCCAACTCCAGGGATGGGCACTGAAGGGTTTGAACTAATCAGCATAATCCCACCCCCttgccacagtgattggttcagaagTGGTCACCCAGGTAACCCAGGCCTAAGCCAATCAGTGCATTCTATCTCCCTGGTCATGGAGATTGGTTAAGGGCTGTATACGTGGACTTAGTCCAATTAGAAAGACACTCAGGAGTTTTGTGACTAGTTGTGAGGAAGAATACCCTCTCTTTCCCCCTagatgtgaaagaataaatatggGAGCTGCAGGAAGCCATCTGGGAACCACAAGAGAAGGCATCTTGAGGATGAATTCTACATCCAGAGGAAGGCAGAGCTGAGAGAATCACAGAGACCTCTCAGGGCAACCCCCTTCATGCTGTGGTTCAGTGATGCAGGCTGCTTTTTTATTTCCAAGTCATCGTGTGCTCCCATGACTACCACAGCAAGGGAATAGAGAGCAGAGGGAGTCATGCACCAGCATTTGAATACTTCCGCCAGGAAGCTACATGTGACTTCTGctcatatttcattggccaaagcaagtcacatgaccacaccTAACTTCCGGGAGGTGGGGAAGTACAGTCACCCATGCACCTAGAAGTGCAGGGGAATTGGAAATAACAGTGTACACAGTCACGCCTGCCACAAGCTCTCATAATGTGCCCGGCACCATGCTAAACTCTGCACACGCATTTCATTTTACAACCACCCTATGAAGGGGTATTATTAATGTCCCCAATTTTATAGGCAAGAAAACTGGGGATCAGAGAGGTTGATTCAGTTACCTAAGGCCACATAGCTAATGAATGACAAAGCTAGACTTCCTTCCTCAGGCACCCTGACGCCTGGGCCTAAACATTTAACCTCATATAACACTATGCTGTTCCCTGAGAAGAAAGTGCCCTATTGTGTTACCTGGCTTGGTTCCTGTTCCATCATAcaattgctgtgtgaccttgggtaggcTGCTCTCCCCCTCTGGGCTGTGTGGCAATTTAGTTCTGTCCAACTTAGCTAAGTTGGGCCTATGTATCCTAGAACACCTTTCCCCTGGAGGCTCTGGGTTAGAGTTGTCTAAAAGGAAACTTGCATGAGATTTGGATAACAGAAGTGAAGCAATAGCTATTATGGTGGGAAGGtcataaatatttgcaatggggaatgtaacttggtgcagctgctatgaaaaacagtatggaggttcctcagaaaatgaaaaacagatcaACCGCATGATCCAacatttccacttctgggtatttatacgaaggaaaggaaaacactaaaagatatctgcacacccatgttcacagcagcattatttataatagccaagatatagaaacaacctaagtgcccatcaatgaatgaacggataaagaaaatgtcacacacacacacaggaataccgTTCAGCcgctaaaaagaaggaaaccctgctatttatgacaacatggatggaccttgaggatataaagctaagtgaaataagtcagatacagaaagacaaataccatatcgtctcaaatatatgtggaatctttaaaaaaaaacccacaaacccaAACTCATATATACAGCAAACAGATTGGTGGTGGCCAGAGACAGGGGTGGTCAAGCGTggaaaaaaatgggtgaaggtggtcaaagggtacaaactttgagtaataaaataaataatagggatgtaatgtacaacatgaggaATTTAGTTAACACTGCTGCACAAGATATgggaaagttgttaaaagaataccaagagggacttccctggtggcgcagtggttaaaaatctgcctgccaatgcagggaacacgggttcgagccctggtccgggaagatcctgcatgccgcagaacaactaagcccgcacgtcacaactactgagcctgtgctctagagcccgcgagccacaactactgagtccacgtgccacaactactgaagcccgcgcgcctagagcccgtgctccgcaacaagagaagtcacggcaatgaggagcccgtgcaccgcaccAAAGAGTAGCCTcagctcacctcaactagagaaagcccgcacccagcaatgaaaacccaacgcagcctaaataaataaataaatttaaaaaaaagaataccaagaGTTCTTGGCaatgatgatttttaaacatattgTTCACCTGATAAATAAATATGagagtgtaaaaaagaaaaaacaagagtactaagagttctcaacacaaggagaaaaaaatttttccttcttcctttccttctttcttatctttttattgtatttctatGAGAAAGTGGATATTGGCtgaacttactgtggtaatcatttcacaatataggTAAATCAAACCATGATGCCATATGCCTTAAATTTAttcagtgatgtatgtcaattatttttcaataaaactagGGAAAGAAGACTTGTAATAGAGatgtttctaacaagctcctggcaaaaaaaattttgccaTGGATTTATGAATCCTTGGGGCACCACTGCATATCCCTGGGTTTATGCACATTACATATTGAGAGGCAGGCGACAGAATGGTGCATTTATTGGATCCACCAAGATTGCTTGAGAAGTTTCCTTGTTCCAGGGTCTGGACGACGTGTTAGGCATACTTGAGTAAGTGAAAAAGCTCTGCTTTTAGGAGCTTAGAGTCCAGTGGTTATGACAGGCCAGGCAGGCCTGTTTACAGCCAGGGAGAAAAGCCCCATAATTATCACGAAAATGTGTTCTGATCCTTGGTGCGGGGCATAGAATACAGAGTATACTAATTGGGACATGTCTTGCTGAAGTTTAAAGAGGAAACTACATAAAGTGCTTTGGGGACCCTGAGCAGCTGATCCTGTCTGGTCTCAtccgggaaggcttcctggaggaggtgacactggaAGGGATCTTGAAGGATGCATATAATAACCACAAcaataatactatttttaaaaggagtcaTCACTATCACTTACATAGGGCATGCTGTGTGCCAGACAACATTCTAAGCCCTGCATCTGTActaagtcatttaatttttttaaaccattttttaaaaaattgaagtatagttgatttacaatgttgtgttaggtgtacagcaaagtgattcgattatatacatatatatatacacacatatgtattctttttctatatatatattctttttcagtaagtcatttaatttttacgACAGTTTAtgagttatatattattttactgatttagttgctcatttattcaacaagtatttatttagcaGCTCCTGTATTTTATAGGCAGGGAAAGGATCAGAGAGGGTAAATCACTTACCTagggccacacagctagttaatttttaaatttttaatttaatttaattttttctctaaattttctgttcatatctttactctttttttaaaaatttgaggttcttttttttttttttttttgctgaggaGTAGGAAAGCTttacaaataaaggaaattagTATATCATCTGCACCACGTATGAGTTGGATTCTAGGCAGTggggatagagcagtgaacaagacagacaaaattcCCTGCCCTTTAAGAGCTGGCACTCTGTTGGGCAGACAGAGcagagacaaaataaataagaatgatatAGAATACGTCACAGGGTGATAATGAGTggttttgggaaaaaataaagcaggagagagggacaaagagaaaaagtgtgtgcatgtgtaacaCACATGTATGGGGGGCGTTGTAATTTTTTACAATGTgctgaggtgacatttgagccaagACATGAAGGGATGAAGGAGTGGCCATGTGAATATTTGAGAGAATATTGTTCCAAGCAGAAAgagcagccagtgcaaaggccctgaggctggagccTGCCTGGTGTGTTTGAGAAATAGCAAAGACACCAGTGTGACTGGGGCAGAGAGAACAAGGGAGAATTAAggagaaaattgaagaaaaagcAGGTGGCAGGAGAGGGGAGGTGATGGCAGGACTTTGAGGATGGGGACTTGGGACTTTTTCTCTGGCTGGCAGCTACAGAAGGGGAATAGAGGAAATGGTGTGTCTTGAGCATTTGTGGGGCTGGGCCATGAGTACACACGTTGGCCCATTTACTAAATAgatgaatgtatatttttatagttccctcttttttggcttttaaaaaatttgtggtaaaatatacataacacaacATTTACTactttaaccattaaaaaaatacaattcagtgacattaactacattcacaatgttatgtaCCCATCACaactatttccagaactttctcatcatccCAAACAAACTATACCTGTTGAACAAAaactccccattctctccctaccccagctcctggtaacctttattctactttctgcttctatgcATTTGTCTCCTCATATAAGGGGAGTCACACGGTATTTGTCtggcttttgtgtctggcttttttcgtTTAGGATAATGTCtccaaggtccatccatgtcgtaGCATGTGCCAGTGCcgtattcctttttatgactgagtaatattccaggtatggatataccacattttctttgtccattcatctgttgatggacacttgggttgttctAATCTTTTGACTACTgttaatgttgctatgaacattggtgtacattgactctttgagtctctgctttcaattatcttgggtatatacctaagagtggaattgttggatcatatggcaattctgcatttaatttttctgagaaaccaccatattgttttccacagctgctgcactattttacattcccaccagcaatgcacaagggttccagtgtctccacatccttgccaacagtgtcatgttgtttttcttttttaaataataaccaTCGTCGTGGATAttaagtggtatctcactgtggttttgatttgcatttccctaatgactaatgatgttcagcatctttttatatgcttgttgccatttgtatatcttctttggagaaacgtctattcaagtcctttccccattttgaattgctttgtgttgtttttgttgttaagttgtatATAGTTAACTATTTAAGTGTTATAAATCAAATTGATAAGCTGTTAAATAAAGTATGTTGTAGCCTCCTACCTTGATCCACATACCTTCAGACAGACCTGgatccatccattgatggatggatgagtggataaacaaagtggtatagccatacaatggagcatattcagccacagaaaggaatgaaattctgatacatgctacaacatcgATGAGCCTTGAGAACATTATGTTAAGtcaaagaagtcagacacaaaacaCCACATACTGTATCACTCCACTTATATAAAATCTcccaaatagggcttccctggtggcgcagtggttgagagcccgcctgccgatgcaggggacacgggttcgtgccccggtccgggaggatcccacatgccgcggagcggctgggcccgtgagccgtggccgctgagcctcccaAATAGGTAAAGCCGCAGGGATATAAAATTGATAGTGGTTGCCAGGTATCGAGGGAGGGGGGAATGCGGGGTGACTGCTTAATGAGTATTGGATTtcctttggggggtgatgaaaattcttggactagatagaggtgatggtcgcacaacattgtgaaggtactaaatgccacttgtgtacactttaaaatggttaattttatattacatgaaTTGCACCTCAATTACAAAATTTTAATGACTCTCTTTTTGGCTCAGATGTTTAGAATGATGGTGGGTCTATTCACCATGATGGGGAAACTTTAGGGAGAAATGAGCTGGGAGATCAGGAATTCCTTTTGGGGAGGTCTTAAATGTGATATGCCTATCAGACATCCAAACAGAGTTAGACATACGAGCCTGGAGTTCTGGGGAGAGACGGGgtggatatataaatatagaagaCATTGGCACATGGAGGTATTTTAAGCTGAGGGGCAGGATGAGATCATCTagagagagggtgtggagaaaggagagaaaatggccCTGGGGTGGATCAAtgtcaggaagaagaggaagaatcaaGAAAACGGATTGCGCAGGAGGGGATGGGGCAGAGAACCCCAAGAGTG carries:
- the PNMA8C gene encoding LOW QUALITY PROTEIN: paraneoplastic antigen-like protein 8C (The sequence of the model RefSeq protein was modified relative to this genomic sequence to represent the inferred CDS: inserted 2 bases in 1 codon); protein product: MLFGVKDXHGCKALEVDSSKSLMILGIPENCNHEEFEEIIQASLKPLGKFEVAGKAFVEKERSKAAIIRLAEDINYAVMPRESKGKGGTWRVRYMPQKQDIEFLTKLNLFLQSQGRMAEDVARVLRQELCPTVTGPRELPARNCYEPGPGEKPGPGATAAVDGVPPLDSTKESKAGDGKKGKRKHKQNRRRHHASDRKL